A genomic stretch from Balaenoptera musculus isolate JJ_BM4_2016_0621 chromosome 9, mBalMus1.pri.v3, whole genome shotgun sequence includes:
- the LOC118900730 gene encoding transient receptor potential cation channel subfamily V member 6-like isoform X3: MGLPLPREKGHILCLWRKFRRWFQRQESWARRRDDEYLLQQKRIWESPLLTAAKENDVQALSKLLKYEACDVHQKGALGETALHVAALYDNLEAAIALMEAVPELVNEPITSELYEGQTALHMAVMNQNVNLVKALLAHGANVSARVTGSNFCPGPHNLISFGEHPLSFAACVGSEEIVRLLIEHGADIRAQDSLGNTVLHILVLQPNKTFACQMYNLLLSYDGRGDHLQSLDLVPNHQGLTPFKLAGVEGNTTMFQNLMQKRKHIQWTYGPLTSTLYDLTEIDDSGEQQSLLELIVTSKKREARQILDQTPVKELVNLKWKRYGWPYFCMLAAIYLLYMVCFTTCCVYRPLNPRTDNQTGPRDNTLLQQKLLQEAYVTPEDHLRLVGELVSVFGAVIILLIEGLCVFLASLQIPDIFRVGVTRFFGQTILGGPFHVLFITYACMVLVTMVMRLTNTNGEVVPMSFALVLGWCNVMYFARGFQMLGPFTVMIQKMIFGDLMRFCWLMAVVILGFASAFFIIFQTEDPNELGHFYNYPMALFSTFELFLTIIDGPANYSVDLPFMYSVTYAAFAVIAALLMLNLLIAMMGDTHWRVAHERDEIWRAQVVATTVMLEKKLPRCLWPRSGICGRKFGLGDRWFLRVEDRRDLNRQRVRRYAQAFCNPGSEDDMEGRWLGGPFGPHLSLPAPSVSRSTSRSSMNWGRLREATRRRERRGTVNRALEDGEGWEYQI; the protein is encoded by the exons ATGGGGTTGCCGCTGCCCAGGGAGAAGGGGCACATTCTCTGCCTGTGGAGAAAGTTCCGTAGGTGGTTCCAGAGACAGGAGTCATGGGCTCGGAGGCGAGATGATGAGTACCTGCTGCAGCAGAAGAG GATCTGGGAGTCTCCTCTCCTCACAGCTGCCAAAGAGAACGATGTCCAGGCTCTCAGCAAGCTGCTCAAGTATGAAGCCTGCGATGTCCACCAGAAAG GAGCCCTGGGGGAGACGGCACTGCACGTGGCGGCCCTCTATGACAACCTGGAGGCCGCCATCGCACTGATGGAGGCTGTCCCGGAGCTGGTCAACGAGCCCATTACCTCTGAGCTGTATGAAG GTCAGACGGCACTGCACATGGCCGTCATGAACCAGAACGTGAACTTGGTGAAAGCCCTGCTCGCCCACGGGGCCAACGTGTCTGCAAGAGTTACAGGCTCCAATTTCTGCCCCGGTCCTCACAATCTCATCTCCTTTG GGGAGCACCCTTTGTCCTTTGCGGCGTGCGTGGGCAGTGAGGAGATCGTGAGGCTGCTCATTGAGCACGGCGCTGACATCCGGGCCCAGGACTCCCTGG GAAACACCGTGCTGCACATCCTCGTCCTGCAGCCCAACAAAACCTTTGCCTGCCAGATGTACAACCTGCTGCTGTCCTACGACGGGCGTGGGGACCACCTGCAGTCCCTGGACCTCGTGCCCAATCACCAGGGCCTCACCCCCTTCAAGCTGGCTGGAGTGGAGGGCAACACCACG ATGTTCCAAAACCTGATGCAAAAACGGAAGCACATCCAGTGGACATACGGGCCGCTGACCTCCACTCTCTACGACCTCACGGAGATCGACGACTCAGGGGAGCAGCAATCCCTGCTGGAGCTTATCGTCACCTCCAAGAAGCGGGAG GCTCGCCAGATCCTGGACCAGACGCCAGTGAAGGAGCTGGTGAACCTCAAGTGGAAGAGATATGGGTGGCCATACTTCTGTATGCTGGCTGCCATATACCTGCTGTACATGGTCTGCTTTACCACGTGCTGTGTCTACCGCCCCCTCAATCCCAGGACCGACAACCAAACTGGCCCCCGGGACAACACCCTCCTACAGCAGAAGCTACTTCAG GAGGCCTATGTGACCCCCGAGGATCACCTCCGACTGGTGGGGGAGCTGGTGTCCGTCTTTGGAGCTGTGATCATTCTGCTCATAGAG GGCCTTTGTGTCTTCCTGGCCTCTCTCCAGATTCCAGACATCTTCCGCGTGGGGGTCACTCGCTTCTTTGGACAGACCATCCTTGGAGGACCGTTCCACGTCCTCTT CATCACCTATGCCTGCATGGTGCTGGTGACCATGGTGATGAGGCTCACCAACACCAACGGGGAGGTGGTGCCCATGTCCTTCGCCCTGGTGctgggctggtgcaacgtcatgtaCTTTGCGCGAGGATTCCAGATGCTGGGCCCCTTCACCGTCATGATCCAGAAG ATGATTTTTGGCGATCTGATGAGATTCTGCTGGCTGATGGCTGTGGTCATCCTGGGCTTTGCCTCAG CCTTCTTTATCATCTTCCAGACAGAGGACCCTAACGAGCTGGGCCATTTCTACAATTACCCCATGGCGCTGTTCAGCACCTTCGAGCTGTTCCTCACCATCATCGATGGCCCTGCCAACTACAGCGTGGACCTGCCCTTCATGTACAGCGTCACCTATGCTGCCTTCGCCGTCATCGCCGCTCTGCTCATGCTCAACCTCCTCATCGCTATGATGGGTGACACGCACTGGCGCGTAGCCCACGAGCGGGATGAGATCTGGAGGGCCCAG GTCGTGGCCACCACAGTGATGCTGGAAAAGAAGCTGCCTCGCTGCCTGTGGCCTCGCTCTGGGATCTGCGGGCGCAAGTTCGGGCTGGGGGACCGTTGGTTCCTGCG ggTGGAAGACAGACGGGATCTCAACCGGCAGCGCGTCCGGCGCTACGCGCAGGCCTTCTGCAACCCAGGCTCCGAAGATGACATGGAAGGACGGTGGCTGGGCGGCCCCTTCGGCCCCCACCTGTCCCTTCCTGCCCCCTCGGTGTCTCGAAGTACTTCCCGCAGCAGCATGAATTGGGGGAGGCTGCGGGAAGCGACCCGGAGGAGAGAGCGGAGGGGGACGGTGAACAGGGCTCTGGAGGACGGGGAGGGTTGGGAGTACCAGATCTGA
- the LOC118900730 gene encoding transient receptor potential cation channel subfamily V member 6-like isoform X6, with protein sequence MKVRGQGARDGGRSDQLNVSGQTALHMAVMNQNVNLVKALLAHGANVSARVTGSNFCPGPHNLISFGEHPLSFAACVGSEEIVRLLIEHGADIRAQDSLGNTVLHILVLQPNKTFACQMYNLLLSYDGRGDHLQSLDLVPNHQGLTPFKLAGVEGNTTMFQNLMQKRKHIQWTYGPLTSTLYDLTEIDDSGEQQSLLELIVTSKKREARQILDQTPVKELVNLKWKRYGWPYFCMLAAIYLLYMVCFTTCCVYRPLNPRTDNQTGPRDNTLLQQKLLQEAYVTPEDHLRLVGELVSVFGAVIILLIEGLCVFLASLQIPDIFRVGVTRFFGQTILGGPFHVLFITYACMVLVTMVMRLTNTNGEVVPMSFALVLGWCNVMYFARGFQMLGPFTVMIQKMIFGDLMRFCWLMAVVILGFASAFFIIFQTEDPNELGHFYNYPMALFSTFELFLTIIDGPANYSVDLPFMYSVTYAAFAVIAALLMLNLLIAMMGDTHWRVAHERDEIWRAQVVATTVMLEKKLPRCLWPRSGICGRKFGLGDRWFLRVEDRRDLNRQRVRRYAQAFCNPGSEDDMEGRWLGGPFGPHLSLPAPSVSRSTSRSSMNWGRLREATRRRERRGTVNRALEDGEGWEYQI encoded by the exons ATGAAGGTGAGAGGCCAAGGGGCTCGGGATGGAGGGAGGAGCGACCAGCTCAATGTTTCAG GTCAGACGGCACTGCACATGGCCGTCATGAACCAGAACGTGAACTTGGTGAAAGCCCTGCTCGCCCACGGGGCCAACGTGTCTGCAAGAGTTACAGGCTCCAATTTCTGCCCCGGTCCTCACAATCTCATCTCCTTTG GGGAGCACCCTTTGTCCTTTGCGGCGTGCGTGGGCAGTGAGGAGATCGTGAGGCTGCTCATTGAGCACGGCGCTGACATCCGGGCCCAGGACTCCCTGG GAAACACCGTGCTGCACATCCTCGTCCTGCAGCCCAACAAAACCTTTGCCTGCCAGATGTACAACCTGCTGCTGTCCTACGACGGGCGTGGGGACCACCTGCAGTCCCTGGACCTCGTGCCCAATCACCAGGGCCTCACCCCCTTCAAGCTGGCTGGAGTGGAGGGCAACACCACG ATGTTCCAAAACCTGATGCAAAAACGGAAGCACATCCAGTGGACATACGGGCCGCTGACCTCCACTCTCTACGACCTCACGGAGATCGACGACTCAGGGGAGCAGCAATCCCTGCTGGAGCTTATCGTCACCTCCAAGAAGCGGGAG GCTCGCCAGATCCTGGACCAGACGCCAGTGAAGGAGCTGGTGAACCTCAAGTGGAAGAGATATGGGTGGCCATACTTCTGTATGCTGGCTGCCATATACCTGCTGTACATGGTCTGCTTTACCACGTGCTGTGTCTACCGCCCCCTCAATCCCAGGACCGACAACCAAACTGGCCCCCGGGACAACACCCTCCTACAGCAGAAGCTACTTCAG GAGGCCTATGTGACCCCCGAGGATCACCTCCGACTGGTGGGGGAGCTGGTGTCCGTCTTTGGAGCTGTGATCATTCTGCTCATAGAG GGCCTTTGTGTCTTCCTGGCCTCTCTCCAGATTCCAGACATCTTCCGCGTGGGGGTCACTCGCTTCTTTGGACAGACCATCCTTGGAGGACCGTTCCACGTCCTCTT CATCACCTATGCCTGCATGGTGCTGGTGACCATGGTGATGAGGCTCACCAACACCAACGGGGAGGTGGTGCCCATGTCCTTCGCCCTGGTGctgggctggtgcaacgtcatgtaCTTTGCGCGAGGATTCCAGATGCTGGGCCCCTTCACCGTCATGATCCAGAAG ATGATTTTTGGCGATCTGATGAGATTCTGCTGGCTGATGGCTGTGGTCATCCTGGGCTTTGCCTCAG CCTTCTTTATCATCTTCCAGACAGAGGACCCTAACGAGCTGGGCCATTTCTACAATTACCCCATGGCGCTGTTCAGCACCTTCGAGCTGTTCCTCACCATCATCGATGGCCCTGCCAACTACAGCGTGGACCTGCCCTTCATGTACAGCGTCACCTATGCTGCCTTCGCCGTCATCGCCGCTCTGCTCATGCTCAACCTCCTCATCGCTATGATGGGTGACACGCACTGGCGCGTAGCCCACGAGCGGGATGAGATCTGGAGGGCCCAG GTCGTGGCCACCACAGTGATGCTGGAAAAGAAGCTGCCTCGCTGCCTGTGGCCTCGCTCTGGGATCTGCGGGCGCAAGTTCGGGCTGGGGGACCGTTGGTTCCTGCG ggTGGAAGACAGACGGGATCTCAACCGGCAGCGCGTCCGGCGCTACGCGCAGGCCTTCTGCAACCCAGGCTCCGAAGATGACATGGAAGGACGGTGGCTGGGCGGCCCCTTCGGCCCCCACCTGTCCCTTCCTGCCCCCTCGGTGTCTCGAAGTACTTCCCGCAGCAGCATGAATTGGGGGAGGCTGCGGGAAGCGACCCGGAGGAGAGAGCGGAGGGGGACGGTGAACAGGGCTCTGGAGGACGGGGAGGGTTGGGAGTACCAGATCTGA